The proteins below are encoded in one region of Parvicella tangerina:
- a CDS encoding DUF4625 domain-containing protein — protein sequence MKQFVLIIALGVLFSSCRNGDETPPTITVDSPANMSTVAFGDVITVSGRATDEEALKSVKIELLYDNLAATDFSFEIIVNNDAYDFTKSFQLDDRHLPSATYLLKVSAIDKAGNRDAQFIELNYGELPQELLGIAMVDKASSSVYDLYFYDLNTVNFISSFTGNFQSLLADSYHLLIWLAGGSAGNLITYDLENDVVNWAQTPQLSFYPYFGNLHQMESDHNIAMVRGNSTAVTMDDEGIVNRTYSLNTSAEGGEIIEIEGYVIIEEIIGGSHYLSTFVKSTGSKVHQLLFNEDIIALKRRNKDEVFVITSENNACHFYQFDYLNNSTYEPHSIDPGSLFDLCVIDSDEVLLAHSGGLLRFTLGNNSMVNVSPDIATQLIYDHLSGIIYANVNNTIKLFDHLGNSGGNITTGINVTSFALYYNK from the coding sequence ATGAAGCAATTTGTTTTAATAATCGCATTGGGAGTTCTTTTTTCTTCGTGCAGAAATGGAGATGAAACACCGCCAACAATAACTGTCGACTCACCCGCAAATATGTCTACTGTTGCCTTTGGTGATGTAATTACCGTATCTGGCAGAGCTACTGATGAAGAAGCATTGAAATCAGTAAAAATTGAATTACTCTATGATAACCTCGCGGCAACCGACTTTTCTTTTGAAATCATAGTTAATAATGATGCTTATGATTTTACCAAATCCTTCCAATTGGACGATCGTCATTTACCCAGTGCTACCTACCTTTTAAAGGTTTCTGCAATTGACAAAGCTGGTAATCGTGATGCTCAGTTCATTGAGTTAAATTATGGTGAGTTGCCTCAGGAACTCCTTGGCATTGCAATGGTAGACAAAGCAAGTTCCAGTGTTTATGACCTTTACTTTTATGATTTGAATACGGTTAATTTCATTAGTTCGTTTACGGGTAATTTTCAATCGTTACTTGCAGACTCTTACCATTTACTCATTTGGTTAGCCGGTGGTAGTGCGGGTAATTTGATTACCTATGATTTGGAGAACGATGTCGTTAACTGGGCACAAACTCCTCAACTTTCTTTTTATCCTTACTTCGGAAATCTTCACCAGATGGAGTCTGATCATAACATCGCAATGGTCAGAGGAAATAGTACTGCTGTTACCATGGATGACGAAGGAATTGTGAATCGGACGTATTCTCTGAATACATCGGCAGAAGGTGGAGAAATTATCGAAATTGAAGGATACGTAATAATTGAAGAAATTATTGGTGGCAGTCATTACCTATCAACATTTGTAAAAAGCACTGGCAGTAAAGTACACCAATTGTTGTTCAATGAGGATATCATTGCCTTAAAGAGAAGAAATAAAGATGAAGTTTTTGTAATTACATCTGAAAATAACGCTTGTCACTTTTATCAGTTTGATTACTTGAATAATAGCACCTACGAGCCTCATAGTATAGATCCTGGAAGCTTATTTGACCTTTGTGTAATTGATTCTGATGAAGTTCTTCTTGCACATTCTGGTGGTTTACTTCGATTCACTCTTGGAAACAACTCCATGGTTAATGTTTCACCCGATATCGCAACCCAACTAATTTATGATCACTTGTCAGGTATCATCTATGCCAATGTGAATAATACCATAAAACTGTTTGATCACTTAGGAAATTCTGGAGGAAACATTACCACTGGTATCAATGTTACTTCGTTTGCTTTGTATTACAACAAATGA
- a CDS encoding YceI family protein — MRKLIFTLTFGLVLGVGAFAQSLKVDTENAKVEFKVVSEDVKGTLTGMEASIKFDANNLANSKIEGSIPVSTISTGNKTRDGHLQAEEYFYAEKYPSMEFESNQIEKTDNGFVMSGKMAIRGVTKEVRINFTYKEDKFEGKTIIYTNDFDFAVQKKREDSKVLVKFTVPVE; from the coding sequence ATGAGAAAATTAATTTTTACCCTAACCTTTGGACTTGTATTAGGAGTTGGTGCATTTGCTCAGTCACTCAAGGTGGACACAGAAAATGCAAAAGTAGAATTTAAAGTAGTCAGCGAAGATGTAAAAGGAACACTTACTGGTATGGAAGCTAGCATTAAGTTTGATGCAAATAATTTAGCGAACTCTAAGATTGAAGGTAGCATTCCTGTTAGCACGATTTCGACAGGAAATAAAACCAGAGATGGACATCTTCAAGCAGAAGAATACTTCTATGCTGAAAAATATCCATCTATGGAGTTCGAAAGCAATCAAATTGAAAAAACGGACAATGGCTTTGTCATGTCTGGTAAGATGGCGATTAGAGGAGTAACCAAGGAGGTTAGGATTAACTTTACGTACAAAGAAGACAAATTTGAAGGAAAGACGATTATCTATACCAATGATTTTGACTTTGCCGTTCAAAAGAAACGAGAGGATAGTAAAGTGTTGGTTAAATTTACCGTTCCTGTCGAGTAG
- a CDS encoding DUF5777 family beta-barrel protein produces MKKLLLYLFVAGSISGYSQDDDWDFDEEGTDESSSVGPAFFDTRVINSQSVETLEQGTFDVRIAHRFGDMATPNSYKSMFGFDNSADIQIGVDYGITDRFMIGLHRNKGAGPFTQLFQGLVKYKILDQQDGKPFTLSVNSTAFATIMDKSSDSTSITYFRKTAHRFSYFTQLILARNLNDVASIQMNIGLLHRNLVHHEDVNTALSVGGVAKLKIAKKISLIGEYNHLFRPTNSINGITYTDPIGVGVEFKTHAHVFQVNFTNSRGMGEAQFIPYTFSKWGEGEFRMGFTISRHF; encoded by the coding sequence ATGAAAAAATTACTACTTTATCTTTTTGTTGCGGGATCCATATCTGGATATTCTCAGGATGACGATTGGGATTTTGATGAGGAGGGAACTGATGAATCTTCAAGTGTTGGCCCTGCTTTTTTTGACACACGTGTAATCAATAGCCAAAGTGTTGAGACCTTAGAACAAGGAACTTTTGACGTAAGAATTGCGCACCGTTTCGGAGATATGGCTACTCCAAACAGCTATAAATCAATGTTTGGGTTTGACAACTCCGCTGATATTCAGATCGGTGTAGATTACGGAATTACAGATCGATTTATGATTGGTTTACACAGGAATAAGGGTGCCGGTCCGTTCACACAACTCTTCCAAGGATTAGTGAAATACAAGATTCTTGATCAACAAGATGGGAAACCATTCACTTTAAGTGTGAACTCTACAGCCTTTGCCACCATTATGGATAAATCGAGTGATAGTACCTCAATCACCTATTTCAGAAAAACCGCTCATCGATTTTCGTATTTCACGCAATTAATTTTGGCAAGAAATTTGAACGATGTGGCAAGTATTCAAATGAACATCGGACTGCTACATAGAAACCTGGTTCACCATGAGGATGTAAACACAGCTCTGTCTGTAGGTGGAGTTGCCAAATTAAAAATTGCTAAGAAGATTAGTTTGATTGGTGAATACAACCATTTGTTTAGGCCTACAAACTCAATAAATGGAATAACTTATACTGACCCTATTGGCGTTGGAGTGGAATTTAAGACGCATGCTCACGTGTTTCAGGTAAACTTTACCAATAGCCGAGGAATGGGAGAAGCACAATTTATTCCTTACACTTTTTCAAAATGGGGAGAAGGAGAATTTAGAATGGGATTCACAATCTCAAGACACTTTTAA
- a CDS encoding alpha-ketoacid dehydrogenase subunit alpha/beta, whose translation MSNEKAEVLETTSVEDIKNEILSDFQLVCRSREVSLLGRKEVLTGKAKFGIFGDGKELAQIAMAKQFRNGDFRSGYYRDQTFMMAIGSLTVKEYFAALYAHTDVEKEPASGGRQMGGHYATRNLNEDGTWKNLMEQKNSSADISPTAGQMPRLLGLAQASKVYRNNSDLADWTNFTNGGNEVAFGTIGDASTSEGLFWETINAAGVLQVPMVMSVWDDGWGISVPKKYQTTKGNISDALAGFAKDEDSNGYKIFKVKGWDYPSLIKTYEDAVEYTRENHVPSLIHVEEVTQPQGHSTSGSHERYKTPEQLEWAKEYDCVNQFKKWIANHKFPDGSTIATLEELEETHKAIKKEVRAEQKAAWAEFTKDLKDDFNRVMPLMEQIADGSKNKVFIEKAVADFKATLDPIRKDMFSAAKKVLRLTRGEDFPAKTALQNLLAQLQEEMYDKYSSYLYSESAMSPVKIDEVAPSYDDEELVDGRIILRENFKHIFENRPEVLSFGEDTGKIGGVNQSMEGMQEQFGELRVSDTGIREATIVGQGIGMALRGLRPIAEIQYLDYLLYCLQIMSDDLATIQYRTKGGQKAPLIIRTRGHRLEGVWHAGSPMGGIINLVKGIHVCVPRNMTKAAGFYNTLLEGDDPALVIECLNGYRSKEKMPTNLGEFKTPLGIPEVVEEGEDVTIVSYGSTFNLCVQAAKELREVGISVELIDVQTLIPFDINHSIVESLKKTNRVLFVDEDVEGGATGYMMQQVLQKQGGYYYLDSAPKTLTSKDHRPAYGSDGDYFSKPNVEDIFDAVYEIMHEFSPEDFPY comes from the coding sequence ATGAGTAACGAAAAAGCAGAAGTATTGGAGACCACAAGTGTAGAAGACATTAAAAACGAAATCCTTAGCGATTTTCAACTGGTTTGTAGAAGTAGAGAAGTTTCTCTTTTAGGCAGAAAAGAAGTTTTAACTGGAAAAGCGAAATTCGGGATCTTTGGAGATGGAAAAGAACTAGCACAGATCGCCATGGCTAAACAATTCAGAAATGGAGATTTCAGATCTGGATACTACAGAGATCAGACCTTTATGATGGCAATTGGTTCGCTTACGGTAAAAGAATATTTCGCTGCGTTGTACGCTCACACTGATGTTGAGAAAGAACCTGCATCAGGCGGACGTCAAATGGGTGGTCATTACGCGACTCGTAACTTAAACGAAGATGGCACTTGGAAAAACCTGATGGAGCAAAAGAACAGTTCAGCTGATATTTCGCCTACTGCAGGTCAAATGCCCAGACTACTTGGATTGGCTCAAGCATCCAAAGTGTATCGTAACAATTCAGACCTTGCAGACTGGACCAACTTTACGAATGGTGGTAACGAAGTCGCATTTGGAACTATTGGTGATGCGAGTACTTCAGAAGGATTGTTCTGGGAAACGATCAATGCGGCTGGTGTATTACAAGTTCCTATGGTCATGTCGGTATGGGATGACGGTTGGGGAATCTCAGTACCCAAGAAATACCAAACGACCAAAGGGAACATCTCTGATGCGTTAGCGGGATTTGCCAAAGATGAAGACAGCAATGGATACAAGATCTTTAAAGTAAAAGGATGGGACTACCCTTCTTTGATCAAAACTTACGAAGATGCCGTGGAATATACCCGAGAGAATCACGTACCAAGTTTGATTCATGTGGAGGAGGTAACTCAACCTCAGGGACACTCAACTTCTGGCTCTCATGAAAGATATAAAACCCCTGAACAATTAGAGTGGGCAAAAGAATATGATTGTGTCAATCAGTTCAAAAAATGGATCGCCAATCACAAGTTTCCTGACGGTTCAACAATTGCTACACTAGAGGAGTTGGAAGAAACGCACAAGGCGATCAAAAAAGAAGTACGAGCTGAGCAAAAAGCAGCTTGGGCGGAGTTCACGAAGGATCTTAAAGATGACTTTAATAGAGTGATGCCGCTCATGGAGCAGATTGCTGATGGAAGTAAGAATAAAGTATTCATTGAGAAGGCTGTAGCTGATTTCAAAGCTACCTTAGATCCGATTAGAAAGGATATGTTCAGCGCTGCTAAAAAGGTGTTGCGTTTGACGAGAGGAGAAGATTTTCCAGCAAAAACAGCGTTGCAAAATTTACTGGCTCAACTTCAGGAAGAAATGTACGATAAGTATTCTTCTTATTTATACAGCGAATCTGCTATGAGTCCTGTTAAAATTGATGAAGTAGCTCCATCGTATGATGATGAAGAATTAGTAGATGGACGAATTATACTTAGAGAGAATTTTAAACACATCTTTGAAAACAGACCTGAGGTATTGAGTTTTGGAGAAGATACCGGAAAAATTGGTGGTGTTAACCAATCGATGGAAGGTATGCAAGAACAGTTTGGTGAGTTAAGGGTCTCAGACACGGGGATTCGTGAGGCAACCATCGTAGGACAAGGAATTGGAATGGCATTGAGAGGTTTAAGACCTATTGCAGAGATTCAATATTTAGACTATCTATTATATTGTCTGCAAATCATGAGTGATGACTTAGCTACGATTCAGTATCGTACGAAGGGAGGTCAAAAAGCTCCGTTGATCATCAGAACAAGAGGTCATAGATTAGAAGGCGTGTGGCATGCAGGATCTCCGATGGGAGGAATTATTAATCTTGTCAAAGGAATTCATGTATGTGTGCCCAGAAACATGACTAAAGCGGCTGGTTTCTATAACACTCTTTTAGAGGGAGATGATCCAGCCTTGGTGATAGAATGTTTGAATGGTTATCGATCTAAAGAGAAGATGCCTACCAATCTGGGTGAGTTTAAAACTCCGCTCGGTATTCCAGAAGTAGTTGAAGAAGGAGAAGATGTAACCATCGTTTCTTATGGTTCTACTTTCAACCTTTGCGTGCAAGCTGCAAAAGAATTAAGAGAAGTTGGAATCTCTGTGGAATTAATCGATGTACAGACTTTGATTCCATTTGATATCAATCATAGCATTGTAGAGTCCCTAAAAAAGACGAATCGGGTATTATTTGTAGATGAAGATGTAGAAGGAGGAGCAACGGGCTATATGATGCAACAGGTACTGCAAAAACAAGGTGGATATTACTACCTGGATAGCGCTCCGAAGACGTTAACTTCTAAGGATCACAGACCTGCTTATGGTAGTGACGGAGATTATTTCTCTAAGCCCAATGTAGAAGACATCTTTGATGCTGTTTACGAGATTATGCACGAGTTCTCTCCTGAGGATTTTCCATATTAA
- the mnmD gene encoding tRNA (5-methylaminomethyl-2-thiouridine)(34)-methyltransferase MnmD, which produces MKVEILKSSDGSHTLYLPDIDETYHSRHGAVQEAMHVFIQNGLLFKANDQQEIKILEIGWGTGLNSLLTYKAVKEQGLRVYYTGIEKFPVPQEVLTQLNYKDWDEDNYLTKAYATDWGKSFQLYEHFTLEKVACDVIDLDFENEFDVVYFDAFGPRAQCEMWEKEVFEMIYKATKPGGVFVTYCAKGQVRRDLQEVGFTMEGLPGPPGKREMLRGVK; this is translated from the coding sequence ATGAAAGTAGAAATACTCAAATCGAGCGATGGATCACATACTTTGTACCTCCCAGATATAGATGAAACCTACCACTCACGTCATGGGGCTGTGCAAGAAGCGATGCATGTTTTTATTCAGAATGGTTTGTTGTTTAAAGCAAATGACCAACAAGAAATCAAAATTTTGGAAATAGGATGGGGGACAGGATTGAACTCCCTATTAACTTATAAAGCGGTTAAGGAGCAAGGTTTAAGAGTTTATTACACTGGCATCGAGAAATTCCCAGTGCCCCAAGAAGTACTGACTCAACTCAATTACAAGGATTGGGATGAAGACAACTACTTAACTAAGGCGTATGCGACAGATTGGGGAAAATCATTTCAACTATATGAGCATTTCACTTTAGAGAAAGTAGCATGTGATGTAATAGACCTGGATTTTGAAAATGAATTTGATGTGGTCTACTTTGATGCTTTCGGTCCTAGAGCACAATGTGAAATGTGGGAGAAGGAAGTTTTTGAAATGATCTATAAAGCAACTAAACCGGGAGGTGTGTTTGTAACGTACTGTGCCAAAGGACAGGTGCGAAGAGATTTACAAGAAGTAGGATTCACCATGGAGGGTCTACCTGGACCTCCAGGGAAAAGAGAAATGTTAAGGGGAGTGAAATGA